CCTTTCCAGCTTTTGATTGTTACTCACTGAGCTTCCAGATGGTGTAATCGGTGTTTTGGGTACTTTTTTGGGTCTTCCTCTTCCTCTGGCTCGCCCCCTTCCCATGGCGGACGCCCACTGCACGTTTAGCTAACTTGAGCAAATTTTTTACCATAGTATTACTTACCTTTAAGATGACTTAATAGTGTAAAAAATTTACTATGTGTATAGAAATTAAAgcaataattaaaatattttttaaccaTCTACATGTGCTAGGGGGAAGTAACATGTATAAAGTGAAATAATCAAGGTACGTGCAAGTTAGCTTGGACACCATTAGTGatgacaaaatggttaaaagaaaatagttaatcatccatattatctattaaaaaggggttaaataatgaactttttaaaaacgggtcaaatatagataagcaccatattatccatttagaaaatggataaccaatggataactaataggtttaacttttacatttgttaagcctcaaattgggggttcctcaagtttgagagactaggaattcttccaaaagtgatcatattcaagaagtcatagATAATATGGTTactcatattatccgccggttaacccattttttatctgTATTAAATATAGGTCGAATcgaataatttatccatttttcatTATTCATTTTCGGCCCGAGCCGTCCGTTTACCACTCCTAAACACCACTATCGTAAAAGAAATGGAGTAATAAAATAAAGCCGCAATGGGATATGATCTACTCCCTCTATTCACTTTTACGTGTCCAccatactaaaaatatatttttatttttatttgtccgttttagcaaatcaagagaaagacaatcttttttcatgttttacccttatcattaactacTTATTCCTCAAATCATTTCCCATGATTTTTTGAAATGTTATCATTAATATGGGCAAAATTATAATATACAtacttcatttattttttcttaaagggAGTTCAAAATTAAATGTAGACaactaaaagtgaacggagggcgGAGTATATTCATTCCACTTATGGATTTCATGTAGCCATTAAAATAGAAATACATACTATGATTAATAATACTAGTtgacaatttttttaaaaaaaagaagtttgTGAAACTAATCAACTAAGCAACTGAACTAAACATGATGAGAACATTCTGGATACCTAACTCCATTTACCCAACAATAATCATAAATCATGTATTTCTTTCTGAAATTCCTCATAAGCTGCACTTGTTGAGGGTCTATTTTAGGCCTATTCCAGGGACTCAGAACTGGAGACAGAGTGCAATTATTGCCTGTTTGGTAAGGGCAACCAGAAATATTGAAGTCTTGATAGTAAGCAATAAATGGTGCTTTATTCCAATCAACAGTTCCAGCCCAAATCACACTGTTTGAGTTCCACAGGCTTGCTTCTATCCACATTGGTCTTGATGGGAAGTTTATTCCTCTCATTGTGTTGTTCTTGAATGACCGTATTGGTATGTTGTCTACAAACCACCTACAAAAAATCAAGGGTAACTAGTACATGTAAATGTTGTAAGAGTTTTAACCTCTATGCACCAAtggtttaaaaaaaatatatttgaagaATTAACTTAATTAGCCTTCCAGCCAACCGCAACTAAAAAAAACGGGCGGATATATATAAGAAAATGTATCCCGGTGCATAAAGTATCCCGCATTCATGGAGGATCCAGGAAAAGGTCGCACTCCTAAGAGTGTGATGTAGACAACGGGTGCAAACAGATAGTATACACAACCAGATCGCTTATAAAGTAAGAGACTAAGAGTAATTATGATGAACTTAATTTATGATAAGTATAATTTGATACTTAAATTAAAATACTAACTAATTTGctataattaatttaaaaaaattacgTTGTGAGTGCATATAAATAACTTACACTATATGGTGCGGACTGTAGAGAATTTGATAAGTATGATAATCCTCAAAAGGATCAAAAGGAAGTTGGTAGACTTCCTCTCTGCCACCCATATCGCTAGTAAACAAATTTGTCTGCAGTTTCCCTTCTGTTCCTATAAATTCGAAGTCGATTTCGTCGTGATTTCCTTGAAATTGATTTTCTGAAATTAGCtgcaatatatatacataaaaaccCATCCACTTTTCAGTTTAAGGTTATATTCATTAATTCATATAAAGTACTTGTTAATATATACATAAGAAAAAAGAATTACATAAAAACTTGTGATAACTCCATAGGTCTTTTTGTCTGGTATTTTCATCCTCATTGTAACTAATCCAGATTCATATTGCAATTTGGACTGAAATCCAGCTCCTGTGTGTATCATTAATCATTTCataaaagtcacaaataaatgtCATTATATATTTATTGAAAGCAAAATAAATGCCGGTCaataattttatgatattttaaaaattatcataaaatccaataaaaatttaaatattaggcgtttggatataaaaattgtaatttttttaaaaagtagtaTTTAGAGTTACAttaaaaaatggtatttgaaatttgaaattatgtttggacatgcatttcacttttaaaaaaatattgcagTTTTATGAGGGGAAAAAATTCAGAAAATtttgaaacaacaacaacccagtataatcctacttagtggggtctggggagggtagtgtgtatgcagaccttacccctaccccgggtagagaggttgtttccaaatagactcTGGCATCCTTCcttccaagaacttcccaccttgttcttcgggagactcgaactcacaacctcttggttggaagtggaagttgcttaccatcagagcaacccctcttgtcttgaaaatttttaaaaagtggTCAAAatcaatttttagtttttgaaaaactcatttttcaatatatttttttcaaaaacttacaaattttcatggacaaacacatttttgattttcttttttgttgagaaaatggaaatttttttATGGACAAACGGGCCATAGTAACTTTGCTCTGAATTAAACcaacaaaagaaataattaaaaaggaTAATTTTGAGCTACCTGAGGATGTGTCCAAAAGAAGTTGAACTTCAGTATCTTGATTAAAGAAAGTTATATGGTTTTGACCCCATAAGGGATTATAATTTTGGTAAAAGTCAACAAAAGCATAAGTTGGTGACATAGTAATACAAATCAAAAGACaaataaatacaatattcaaCCCAAAACAAGCCATTGAGAGAGAACTACAACTTGTCATCAAAGTAATGACAAATTTACTGGCCTTTAATTAAGTTTTTTATTTGTGCTCCAAACTACTAGTAATATTTATAATGCCAATACTTAATGTTTTAACTTACTGGTGAGTTATTTTATGGTAATACTATCTGTGTAAATTTATTGTTTGAATTATTTTTGCCGTAGGTAAATCAACAGACTGTTGACCAACAGAATGTTtgaatttttatacatttttttctttattggaTGTATATAATAAGGGATTGTCACAAGTTTATTGCCTCGTTGAAAGTATGATTATAGAATTGTGATAAGTTCCATATATCGTCAGCATGGGGACTGGCTTACGTAAATACCTTTTTAGCTCACTTAAATATAGTAAAAGTTAATTAATATACCTTTAACTTCTAACAATTAAATTAGAGTACATGTATGGAGTATTAGTttctttttttctgattttttaatATCCGGTGTTCGGCACTTAATTACATTGGGAGCCAAGCTAGTCCGGATTCACCTGGACTCTAGAAGTTTTACTTCGGAGATAAATCGATTCCTACTAAAGGTTATCACTATATTCATCGAGCTCGAACACGAGACATTTGATtaagaataaataaatacttaCCGTTTTAGCACAACCTAATATGATTGTAAGTATTTTTTTAACAGATGAAGTTTGAAAcaccttttttttttggaaaccaATTATATTATCTCATTTTCTAATTACTAGCTAGCTACTCTTTCGACTTGACTGATTATTTCAATTTTAACTAAAGTTGTCTAACGGGCCGGGTTGACCCGTAATCAGACCGGCCCAGACCGGTTAAAACCGGAACCGGACCGGCCCGGTACATAGGGGGCCGGGTGGGGCTGGGTAGGAGGGGTAGAGGGGGTTGGTCCGTTTAAATTTTGGTAACGATTAATCGGACCGGTGAAACCCGGTCCACGTGAACAGTATCGTGTACCGGTTAAACCGGCTCAGCCCGGTAcaaccttttttttgttttttttttaatttttgaattaagTGGGGCCCACTAGCCGTTGGCAATGGTCAGACCTGGCAGGGATCCGTTGCCCAACGGGTTAATTGCATTAATAgcctctttttttaaaaaaaatttaacattttttcaatttacaaaattaaccttctctaaaactataaatacaccccatcttcttcatttcttcactcaactCCCATTTCtcaatctcaaattctcaatttctctcattctccaattttcaagatttcaagtctcaaactcaaattctcaaatctcaattcaatttaaatcatgcctcgtacttctagagtgcgctcatatgtttgacaacactttgaggtggtagaagaaaatgaagaaggtcacaaagtaaagtgcaagaactgtggtcaagtcttaaattttcgttcagaGTCTGGCACAGgcagtttaaggaggcatataaagtattgtcttgagcgtcctccgaaaatttgtatttaagattttaagacaatttgtgttattttaaaattattagacgtatttatgcttagtattttagtttgttagattaatttgaagtattgttaatttattaagcatgaaaatttagttttactattttttgttaatttactttttaaatgcaaactttaattttgaattttgaaataaatgtagcacttgcaatttatattaatacttttgtattaatataacttgtaatctttaaattaatataaattattaatataacttacaatagttatacaaaatacaaaaaaattaaaaaatacactaaactCGGCCCGGCCCCCTTAACCCGTAACCCTTACGGTTTAATTTTTACCCGGATAAACCCGAACCCGTTAAACCTGTTAAGCCCCAACCCGTAACCGGTCCGGCCCGGCCCACCCGTTTAACTCCTATAATTTTAACCAAATCAAAGTAAACCATTTCGTTGTTAAGATTGAAAGGTCATACCATGAGAAGGTACAGTCTGAGACTCGTAGAAAATTTTAAGCACATATATTCTTAGTATATCTCAATGGTTGATTCTATACATAATTATTGTCACCTTATGACATGCAAGCGTggaataattacattatttattgattttgtttaagTGAGTATGtggaaatagttttttttatatagtaACGGAATATTATTGTaagtatttaaattttat
Above is a window of Nicotiana tabacum cultivar K326 chromosome 8, ASM71507v2, whole genome shotgun sequence DNA encoding:
- the LOC142163005 gene encoding putative xyloglucan endotransglucosylase/hydrolase protein 1 is translated as MIHTGAGFQSKLQYESGLVTMRMKIPDKKTYGVITSFYLISENQFQGNHDEIDFEFIGTEGKLQTNLFTSDMGGREEVYQLPFDPFEDYHTYQILYSPHHIVWFVDNIPIRSFKNNTMRGINFPSRPMWIEASLWNSNSVIWAGTVDWNKAPFIAYYQDFNISGCPYQTGNNCTLSPVLSPWNRPKIDPQQVQLMRNFRKKYMIYDYCWVNGVRYPECSHHV